A window from Oreochromis aureus strain Israel breed Guangdong linkage group 16, ZZ_aureus, whole genome shotgun sequence encodes these proteins:
- the LOC116311183 gene encoding norrin, giving the protein MKPSISGGSPSGLLLVLMCCPLLGLVHSASSSNKASDNGHAHLGDADPDRCMRHHFVETITHPIYKCNSKMVLLARCEGHCSHTTRSDPLISFSSVLKQPFKSTCSCCRPHTSKLKAVRLRCTGGTRITATYRYILACNCEECS; this is encoded by the exons ATGAAACCTTCCATCTCTGGGGGCTCCCCCTCTGGTCTTCTGCTGGTTCTAATGTGCTGCCCCCTCCTGGGCTTGGTCCATTctgccagcagcagcaacaaggCCAGCGATAACGGACACGCACACCTGGGAGATGCTGACCCAGACCGCTGCATGAGGCATCACTTTGTGGAGACCATCACGCACCCAATTTATAAATGCAACTCCAAG ATGGTGTTGCTGGCGCGCTGCGAGGGCCACTGCAGCCACACGACCCGCTCCGACCCCCTCATCTCATTCAGCTCAGTGCTCAAACAGCCCTTCAAGAGCACCTGCTCCTGCTGCCGGCCGCACACCTCCAAGCTGAAGGCGGTGAGGCTGCGCTGCACTGGCGGGACTCGCATTACGGCCACTTACAGATACATCCTCGCCTGCAACTGCGAGGAGTGCAGCTGA